GGCCGCCGGGCGGACCGGCCGACCGTACGGCAGGCCTGCGGGAGAAGCCCCGCCGGGAACCGTGCAACACGAGGAACCTCCACGAGACGAAGTGGGCATCGCATCAGGAGCGGTTTAGAGAGTAGGGGTCGACAACTCCTGTGACAAGGGTTTGCCAGGTGACCTCGGTCATCCGCCAACTCCTTTTAAAGCGGGCGGCTTTCGGGCAGTGTGAACCCCCGATACAAACCCTTCGGCGAAGACGGACGCGGCTACGGAATTCGGCGGTCGGCCCACCTTCAGCAGCGTGCCCGTGCCATCCGCCGTCCGTGGCGCGTCACCCGCTCCCGTGCCCGACCGGGCAGGCCCATCCGGGAAATGCCGTCCCCGCGGCGCCGGCGCCGGTGAACGGGGTCCGTACCGCGTGGACCTGCCGTACTCGCTGCGGCCTAGATTGTGCGCATGACCCAGTTCAAGGACTTCAACTTCAAGCTCGTCGTCGTCGAGCAGCTCATGTACGTCGACGAGAAGCTCACCCCTCCGTTCCGGCTCGCCGATCTGCTGCGGGAGCGCGGCCTCGGCGGCGACCCCTGGGAGTACGCCCACCGGCACAGCCTGGACCACAAGGTCGTGCCCGAGGCGCGCGCCTTCTTCGAGTCGCTGGAGATCGGCGACGAACTCCTGGCGGGAGTCGAGGAGTTGTGCATGGACGGTGGGAACGAGGTCTACCAGGAGTGCGCTCCCGTGTGGGACGGCGAGGACGACCTGTTCGACATCTCCTCGCTAGAGGACCTCACCCTTCTTCCGAATCTCCGGCGGGTCCTCGGTTCCGAGTTCCTGGGCCCGGAACTCCAGGAGGAGCTGCGCGGCCGCGGCATCGCCGCCGACTGACACCTCGGGACGGCTCCCGGAAGGGCGGGCCGCGTCCTCGTCCTTGGCCCGGGAGGCGGGGGTGAGTCGTCGTGCGGCCCGAGCGCACATCGGCGTCCGAGGCCGCTCAGCCCTTGGCAGCCAGGGTGTCCTGGGAGACCTGCCACAGCAGGGCCGCCGCCTCGGGGTCCAGGGCGTGGTCCGCGACGCCGGTACGCGCACTCAGCCGGCCGCGGACGGCTTCGTCGCAGTCCTCGAAGTAGCGGCCACTGACCCCCTCCAGCAGCGGTGAGGCGGCGAGCAGGACGGAGGTCGCCGCGCCTTGCTCCGGCGTCTTCCACTTCAGTTCCGCGCCGCCCGGCGCCTGGGCGCGCAGCCGGGCGAGTTCCTCGTCGGAGACATGGCGCTGGAGGTTGGTGCGGATTCCGCCGGGCATCAGCGCGTTGACGGTGATGCCGTCCGCCGCCCAGCGCTTGGCCGCTTCGACCGCGAACAGGACGTTGGCGGTCTTCGACTGGCCGTACGCCGACCATGGCTCATAGGCGCGCCGCCGGAAGTGGATGTCCTCGAAGACGACCCCGGAACGGTGGTGGGCGCTGGAGCTGACGGCCACGACGCGGGCGCCGCCGTCCCTGGCCAGGGCCGGGTGCAGGCCGAGGGCCAGCGCGAAGTGCCCGAAGTGGTTGGTGGCGAACTGGAGCTCCCAGCCTTCCGGCGTGCGCAGTTCCGGTGAGGCCATCACACCGGCGTTGTTGACCAGGATGTGCAGGGGCCCGTCCCACGCCGAGACGAACGCGGCGACCGAGTCCTGGTCGGCCAGATCCAGATGCGCGACCCGCACGTCCTCGTTGCCGGTCGTGGCGGTGATGTGCTGGGACGTGCGCGCACCGGCGTCGACGTCCCTGACAGCGAGGGTCACCTGCGCGCCGGCCGAGGCGAGGGCGCGGGCGGTCTCGACGCCGATGCCGGAGGCGCCACCGGTGACGACGGCGCGGCGGCCGGTCAGGTCGACACCCGAGACGACCTCGGCGGCGGTGGTCTCCGCGCCGAAGGGGGTGGTGAGGCGTGGGGTGGGAGCGCTGGCGTTCATGGTCGTTCCCGTCTGGCCAGAGGCATGAGCTCGGGGTGCGGAGGCGGCCGCGGCCGATAGGGTAGGAACCGGAGGAGGCTCCGCATAATGCGAGATCAAACGGAGGAGGCTCCGTTTGCAACAGGAGGAGGACCAGGTGACCGCCCCCGCCCCCCGGCCGCTGCGCGCCGACGCGCGCCGCAACCGCGACCGACTGATCGAGGTGGCCGCGCGCGCCTTCGCCCAGGACGGGCCGGACGTGACCCTCGACGCGATCGCCAAGGAAGCGGGAGTGGGCATCGGCACGCTCTACCGCCACTTCGCCACCCGCGAGGAGCTCGTCGAGGCGGCCTACCGCAGCGAACTCGCCACGCTCTGCGACTCCGCCTCGGAACTTCTGGAGGCCGGACCACCGGACGCCGCCCTGCGCGCCTGGATGGACGGCTTCGTCCGCTACATGACCACCAAACGCGGGATGTCCGACGCGCTGCGCGCCCTCATCGCGACCGGGGGTGATCCGTTCTCCCGCAGCCGGACCATGCTCACCGGCGCGATCACGGAGCTGTTCCGGGCCGGCACGGCAGCGGGCCTGCTGCGCGCGGACATCGAACCGGAAGACGTGCTCTTCAGCCTCAGCGGCCTGTCCCTCGCCGCCACGACCCCCGAGCACCACGCGCGGATGGCACGCCTCCTGGACCTCCTGATGGACGGGCTCCGCTACCAGGCCCCCTCCGGCAGCCGCGCGCCCGATGCGGACACACCGGCCGTCTGACCTCCGGCACGGCGGAGGCGCACGCGTGAGAACCCCCGGAGCGATGCCGCCTCGGGGACGTGGCGCAGGCGGCCGGGCGCGTTCGTCGGGCCGGGAGCCCGCCGGGTTCCTATGCTCGAAGAAGAACGGTCATCCGCACCGTGCCGACGAGGGAGGCGGATTCCATGACCGCAACGGCGGACGCGCGTGAGGCCGACCGCGCGCTCAAGGCGAAGCACCGGACGATGTGGGCGCTCGGCGACTACCCTGCGGTCGCCACGCGTGTCGTGTCGGCTCTCGGCCCCGCACTGGTGGAGGCCTGCGCGATCAAGGACGGGGACCGGGTGCTGGACATCGCCGCCGGATCGGGGAACGCCTCGATCCCCGCCGCCCTGGCCGGCGGCGACGTGGTGGCCTCCGACCTCACTCCCGAGCTGCTGGCCGTGGGACGCGGGGAGGCGGAGGCGCGCGGCGCGGCACTGCGCTGGCAGGAGGCGGACGCCGAGGCGCTGCCGTTCGAGGACGGTGCCTTCGACACCGTGATGTCCTGCGTGGGGGTCATGTTCGCCCCGCACCACCAGGCCGCCGCCGACGAACTGGTACGGGTCTGCCGGCCCGGCGGCACGATCGGGCTGCTGAGCTGGACCCCCGAGGGATTCATCGGGCAGATGTTCGCCGTCATGAAGCCGTACGCACCGCCCCCTCCCCCGGGAACCCAGCCGCCACCGCTGTGGGGGCAGGAGGAGCACGTACGAGCCCTGCTCGGCGAGCGTGTCACCGACGTCGTGGCACACCGACGGAAGATCAGCGTGGACACGTTCAGCGAGCCGGAGGAATTCCGGGAGTTCTTCAAGACGGCTTACGGACCGACGATCACCGTCTACCGCAACATCGCCGACGACCCCGAGCGGACCGCCGCCCTGGACGCGGCCCTCGCCGACCTGGCGGGCGGCGCGCTGCGGGACGGGGCCATCGAAGCGGAGTACCTGCTGCTCACCGCCCGCCGGAGCGGCTAGGCGGATTCGTTCGCGTGGATTCGCCCACCGTCGGGCCGAAGGCGGGCAGGGCCTGCACACGCTCCGCCCGGCCCGCACGCGGGGCAGCACAGCGGAGAGCTCCCGAAGGCCGGTGATGCCTTCGGGAGCTCCCCGTCGTCAATGGGCCTGAGCCCACCGCTCGTCACCTGTCAGCGATCAGCGCGCCTGCGCGCCGAAGCGGGTGCCGACGGAGGGGAAGCCGCCGGTGCCGGGCTTGTACGTGGTCACCGCGGCGACCGTGCCGCCGTTGACGGTGTTGGACATCGGCAGGGCGTACAGGGCGCCGAGTCCGGGGCCGTAGGGCATGCCGACGTACAGCTTGGTCCCGGTGTAGTGCATGTTGCGGCCCAGGTACTGGTTGGCGCCCGGGGTGCCGGGGATGCCGTCGCCGTCGCCGGCCTCGATCCAGCGGTCGTTGGCACCGGCCGCCGCGACGAGCGAGAAGGTGTGGACGGCACCGGCATGGTCGGCCGTGCCGAGGGCCTCACCCGGGGCGCCGACCGCCAGACGCATGGTCGAGGTGGTGCCGACCGCGCGGGGCGCGGTGTTGACGGCGGTCAGGGTCTCGCCCATCCGGTCGCCGGTCTCGGACGTGCCGGAGACGTCGTCCTCCGCGGTGCCCTGCTTGAGCTCACGCAGCTCGTCCCAGACACCGGCGGCGGTGACCCGGCCCACGACGACACGGCCGGAGTCGGCACGGTTCTCGGTGCCCACCACCACCGCCTCGCCGGGCGAACCGATCGCCAGGATCGAGTCGGTGGCCGTGGCGGCTCCGGAGGGCCGGTACTCGGTCAGGCTGAGGGACCAGCCGAAGTCGTCGTTCGCCTCGGCACCGCCGGAAACCTTCTCGAGGTCCTGGTCCAGGCCGAACAGCGGCTTGGGGTGACCGTCGGCGTGCAGCGTGTGGCTGAAGACGCCCACGTTGCCCGCGGCGTTGTCGCCGCCGATGTTCTCGTTGGGCGCGCCGATGGCGATGTGGTTGGCGTCGGCCGCGACCGAGGCGCCGAAGCCGTCGTTCGCCTCGGCGCTACCAGGTGCATCGGCCTTGTCCTGGTGGATCGCGACGTTGACGGAGCCCCGCAGGTAGAAGGCCGACCCGGCCTTCGCGAGGGTGCCGAGCGACTCGCCGGGCACGCCGATCACGAGGTAGGGCTCACCGGTGACGGTGGTGCCGGCGGCGATCGCGTCGCCCATCCGGTCGCCCGTCTCGTTGCCCGACGCCTTGATCGCGCCGGCTCCGGCCTCCTGCTCGAAGTGGGTGTTCTTCGCCGCGCCGGTACCCAGGCCGCCGGCCGCGCCGTACAGCACGTCGACGAAGCCCGCGTCGGCGACGGTGCCGACGTCCTCCAACGTGGTGCCGACGACGAGGTCGGTGTAACCGTCCTCGTTGTAGTCGACGGTGTCGATCGCGTCGCCGAACGAGTCGCCCTGCTCGGCATCGCCGGCGACCCAGTCGAGGTCCTGGTTGATCTCCGCGATGCCCTTGCCGCCACCGTAGGAGATGCGGACCAGACCGGCGTTGGTCTTGCCGCCGACGGTGCCCGCCGGGTCGGCGATCGCGATGTCCTCGACGCCGTCACCGTTGAAGTCGGTGATGCGGGTGGCCCCGACCTTGGAGCTCACCCAGGAGGCCAGGTCGTCGACGCGTGCGATGACGCCCGCGGTACTCGTCTGCGAAGCGTCGATGCCGTAGCAGCCGCCCTGCGCTGAGCGGGAGGTGAGGCCCGTGAGCTTGCCTGCGCTGATCACCGGACCGCCGGTGTCGCCCATGCACGCGGCGGCGCCGTCCTTGCCGGTCACATTCGCCGACGTGGCGGCGGTGGAGTCGACGGTGTAGGTGCCGGTGTGCAGCTTCAGGGGCGCCCACTCGGTCTTCGTGCGGCCGTACCCGGTGAAGGTCAGCTCCGCACCGGCCGAGGGCGCGGCGCTCGCGAGGGCGATGGGCGTCACGTTGGTGACGGGCCGGTTCAGCCGGGCGAGCACCACATCGCGGTCGGTGCGCGGCACGAGCTCGACGACCCGGCGCTCGGCGCCCTGGGTGCCGGCCAGGTCGGCCCGGCCGATCACGGCGGTGGTCTTCTTCTGCGGGGCGCCGGCCGGGACCGCGAGCGAGGTGGCGGGGTCGGCGGCGAAGCAACTGGCCGCGGTCAGGAGCCACTCGGTGTCCACGAGAACGGCGGAGCAGCCGCGGTCGTGTTCGCCGATGATCACCTGGGCGGTGGCGGCGTACGTGGTGGCCGAGTCGGCGACCGGAGTGCCGGTGACGGCGGACGCGGGCACCGCGCACAGCGCGAGCGACCCGGCGGCCAGGACCGCGCCGATCGCGGCCGGACGGAGACGTCTGGGGGAATGCATGGAAGTGGTGACCTCAATCACAAGGCGGCGCAGGCTACTTGGTGGTGCGGATCTCGACCAGGACGTGCTCCCGGCCGTCGACGGACTCGCCGACGCCCTCCCAGGTGTCTGCGGGGATGTCGTACTCGACGCGGTCGTCCTCGGCGGTCATCTCCAGGTGGGTGTTGCCGGAGTCGTCGGTCCGCACCCCGTGCACCGACTCGAGCTGCAGGGTCAGGAAGCCCTCTTCGCCGGTGACCTTGAAGCACACGTCCTCCCGGTCGCGGGCGAGGAACCTCAGGAGGTTGTCCTCGCTCGCGCAGTCGGCGAGCACGATGCGACCGTCGCCGCGCTTGAGGAGGATGCCCTGTTCGGCCAGGATCTTGTCGGCCTGCGGGTAGTTGTAGTCCTCCACCGCGTATCCGGGCGCCGCGTCGGCGGCAAGTCCGGTGGCGGCGTCGGAGGGCTGGCCCCCGGCCATCACGGCCCATGCCAGGGCACCGGCGGCGGCCGCGGTGCCCAGAATGCGCGCCAGTGTGCTGCGTGGCTTCATCACAGTCCTAGAAGTCGTCCATCGGCAGGAGCCGACGGAGAGATTCTCCACCGCCCCCTGCGGTTCAAGTCCCTTATGGAAGCGGGGCTTGGCGGGTGCGTCCAATTCAGAAATCGGGCAGAAGTCGGGCATCCCCCGGGTGGCTGTCGTGATATGCGTCACCCGCGGGAATGGTTGTAGTGCTCTCGATAAAGAATCGGCATCCAATCTCTCGGGGATTCGCTCGCTCGGTGAGCGATACCGGCTGTCTGGACCGGGTAAGCCGACGGCCGGGCCACGGAAATGATTCCGTGGCCCGGCCGCCACCGGCGGGCACGGTACCGGCAAGCGGGTTCTAGGACGCGTCCGCTCTGGTGAGCTTCAGGGACGGCGGCCCGCCCGGATCGGGACGGAACTCCACCGTCTCACCGCCGCTCGGGTAGAGCTGGATGCCGGAGGTCTCGCCGAGTCCACCGTCATCGACCGTCAGATAGATGAAGTCGCTGGACGCCTGGCTGTCGCGGAACTCCCAGCGGCCACGGAAATCGGCGGGACCCGAGGAACCGTCCGTCGCCACACCGGTGGCGGAGAACGTCCCGTCGGGGTCGAGGCGGAGTTCACCGCCCGTCTTGGCGTCGCGGTACACGCCGGGCAGCTCGTCCGGGTCGTCGGAACCCGTGCATCCCGAGACGAGTGCCGCGGCGGCGGCCAGCAGGGCGACGAGCCGTCTCACGCGCGTCCTCCTGCGCATCACGGCCCCAGCGTGACGTCGAACTCGATCACCTGGGTCTTGGGAGACAGAGGCCCGGAGTCCCCCACGACCTTGTCGACGAACGAACCGACGGTGTCGCTCCACCAGTCCGTGTAGCCGATGACCGGCGGGTGCGTCGCGGACTCGATGTCCGACTCGTTGAACGCGGTGTACCGCCACACCACGGAGCCGTCCGCGTTCTTGCGGATGGGAGTCATCCGGACGTAGTGCGAGCCCAGGAACGTGTACGCCAGGTTTCCGGTGAGCCCGGCCGTGGAGAGTGTCCCGTAGTCCTGGAGGTACTTCCCGGCGCCGTCGAAGCCGCCCAGCTGGTAGTCGTACATGTAGGTGTGGCCCAGCTCGTAGTCCCCTCCCTGGGTGCGGGAGGCGAAGAAGGCGATGACCTCCTTCGTGAACTTGTGGTCACGGTACAGGCTGGTGAACTCGTCGCCCGGACCGAAGCACTGCGACCGGGGGCCCTTCCCGGTCAGCCAACTCCACCCCAGCTCCCACGGATTGGTGCTGTTCCCGGACTCGATGGGGTCGCCGAACGGCGTCAGACAGCTCTCGGCGCCCTCCGGAAGGCCGTTCTTGTCCGGGTCGATGGGAACGGTCGCGTTGTCCAGCGCGTTCTGGATCGCCTCGCGTATCGCCGCCTGAATGACGAGGACCTTGGCCTCGAGCGCGGCCCGGGCGGCGGCGTTGGCGTCCTCACCCGCCGCGAGCGACGCCTTGCGGGCTGCCGTGGCCGAAGCCGCGGCATCGGCGGCGTAGTTGGCGGCGATACCGGCGGACCGGACGGCCCGGGTCGCCGCGTGGCGCGCCACGCTGCTCGCCTTGCGCGCCGCGGCGGCCGCCTGACGCGCGGTTTCCGCGGACCGTGCGGCGTCGGCCTCGGATCCCTCGGCGGCTTCGGCGTTCTTGCGTGCTTCCTCGGCGGACAGCTTGGCGTCGGCCGCGTACCCCTTGGCGCGATCGGCCCATTCGATCGCCTTGTCGGCGGCGTCGCGTGCGAGGGCCGCCGCCTCGGAGGCCCGGGCCGCGTCCTCCAGCGCTTCCTGTGCGATCTTCGCCGCGCCCGCGATCGCGGCACGGATCGCGCTGATGTGCGTGGCGTGATCGTGGTCGATCCGCGCGAACTCGTACTGCGTGGTGCCGATGAACTGGCGCAGCATGTGCGTGTCGCCCTCGAGAGCGATCTTGGCGGCCGCCTTGACGTAGGGGCCTCCGTTCGCCAGGAGCGTGGTGGCCTTCACGCGGTCGTCCTCGCGGACGGCCGTGGCACGTTCGACGTGCAGGAAGACGTGCAGGGCCTCCGCGGTGCCCTTCTCCAGCGCGGCCTCGGCCGCACGGCGGACCGCGGGGCCGGTGGTGTCATCGGCCAGGAGCGTGGTCACCTCGACGCGGTTGTCCTCCTTGGCCGCCTCGATCGCCCCGCCCTCGAGGAAGGTCCTGATCTTCGCGGCGTCCTCGGTCTTCAAGGCCTCCACTGCCGCCAGGGCCACGTCCTTCGTCGAGATGGCCGCCGCTGCCGCGACGTTCTCGACGTTGTCCTGCTGCAGAGCGATGACGCGGTCGGCGTCGATCCAGTGGACGACGTCCTCGTCCGAGCCGGCCAGCGCGAACTCCGCGGCCTCCCGGGTCCACGTACCCGCCCGCTCGATGAGCTGGACCGCCGCCCTGCGCCCGGCTGCCACGGCTTCCGCCGTGTTGCCGTCCCGCAGCGCCGCCTCCGCCGAGCCGATGAGCGCGAGCAGTTCCTCGGACAGGCGCGCTTCCTGCGTCCGCTCCCGGTTGAACCGTTCGAGCTGATCCGCCTCCGCGCTCGCCTCGAGCCGCGCCCGTGCGATCGCCTCGTCGGTCTCCTCGGCCAGCCTGGCGACCTCGGCCTCACGAGCCGTCTGTTCGACCGCACGCGCCTTGTCGACGGCGTCCGCCGCCTTGTTGGCGGCCTCCACGGCCGCGTTGGCGGCTGTCGTCGAGCGGTTGGCGTAGTCGACGGCCTTACCGGCGTGGTTCGCCGCTTCCACGGCGGCCGCAGCCGCCTTCTCGGCGTGGTCGGCGGCGCTGTTGGCCGCGTCGCGGGCCGCGCGTGCGGCGGTGGCCGCCTGACCGGCCAGGGTTCGCGACCTGCTCGCGGCCTGCGTGGCCCGGGCCGCGGCGGCCTCTGCCACGGCGGCCTCCCGCTGCGCGGCGGCGGCCTGGGACTGTGCGGCACCGGAGGCCACGGCCGCGTCGGCCGACGCCCGAGCTGCGGCGGCGGCGTTGACCGCCGAGCCGGCGGCGGCCGCGCCCGCGGCATCGGCCGCGTCGGCGGCCATGGCCGCGAGGTCGGCCTTGAGAGCCACGGTGCGGACGAGCTTGACCATCGCCGTGGCGGCAGCCGCCGCCTGTCGGGCCGCGTCCGCCATCGCCGCGTCCTTGGAGGCGCCGATCGCGGCACGGTACGCACGGGCCGCCGCACGTCCGCCCGCCGCGGCCGCCGCGGCAGCGGCCTGCGCGGCCGCCACCGAGCGCTGCGCGGCGGCCTGCGCCGTCCGCGAGGCCGACACCGCGGTCGCCGCGGCAGCGGCCGCTCCCCGGGCCGCCTGCGCCGCCTTGTTCGCCGCCCTGGCGGAGCGCTGGACGTCCTGTTCGGCGGCCTCGGCCTCGGCCTTGGCCTCCAGCGCCGCCTCCTTCGCCTTCTCGGCGGCCTTGACGGCCTGCTGGGAGAGCTCGACGGCCTCGTCGGTCTTCCGGCCGGCGCGGCGTCCCTCCGCCTCCACGGCCTTGACCAGTTGCTGGATCGTCGCCGTCTCTTCGTCACGCGCCCGGGCGATGTACTGGCCCGTCTCCAGGAACCACCGCATCGCCCGGGGCGACCCGTCGTCCAGCGCCCGCTCCGCGTACTCCCGCACCTGCGGAGACGCCGTCACCAGGATGGAGGTCACCTGCACCCGCTCGTCCTCCTCCTGAGCGGTGAACTGTCCGCCACTGAGGAAGGCGCGCAACGCGAAGTCGGAAGCGGACTCCAGCGCGGCGGTCGCCTCACGCTTCACGGCACGACCACCGTGGGCCATGACCGTGGTCACGGCCACCTCGAGGTCCTCGCGCACCGCGGTCTGGAAACCGCCCTTGAGGAAGGCCTCGACCGCCGCCGTTCCGCCGGACAGCGCCATGCCGATACCGTCGCGCGTCGCCCTCCCCGCCGTGACCAGGGACTGCGTGAGCGTGAACCTGTTGTCCTCGGCCCGGGCCGCGGGCAGCTTCTCGTCGAGGAACGCCCTCACGTCCGCGGCACTGCCCACCAGTGCGGCGGCCGCGGCGGTGCGTACGGCACGGCCGCCCGTCCGGTACGCCCAGACCACCTTGCCGCGGTCGGTGTCCGGCAGCCCGGATCCCTCGGGCACCGAGTCGGTGCCGGCCGCGCTCGCCGCGTACGCGGGGCGGGTGAGGACCGTGCAGTTCGGCAGCGCGCAACCGGCTGCCACCCCGACGAAGGCGGCGAGCATCTGACGTCTGCTGAACTGTCGTGACCGCTGTGCCATCACGATTCCCTTCTCCTGCGCTGATCCCGGCCAGGACGTGCTCCCGGCCGTCGACGGACTGTCGTAGTCGGTGGTCCGCACCCGGTGCACCGAGTCGGACTCCAGGCTCAGGAAGCACTGCGCGGCCGAGGGCAGGCCTTCACCGCCCGCGTCGGGGCACCGGCGGCGGCCGCGGTGCCCGGAACGCGCGCCCAAGTGCCGCGTGGCTTCCTCACAGTCCTAGAAGTCGACAACCGACAGGAGCCGACCGGAGAAGTTCTCCACCGCCCCCTGCGGTTCAAGTCCCTTATGGAAGCGGGGCGCGGCGGGCGCGTCCAATTCAGAAATCGGGCAGAAGTCGGGCATCCCCCGGGCGGCTGTCGTGATGTGTGTCACCCGCGGAAATGGTTGTAGCGATCTCGATAAAGAATCGGTTCCGGTACCGCCCGGCACGATGACTTCGAAGACGGGGGAATGCTTGGCCGGCCCTTTTCAGCGGCAGAGTTCATGGTCGTGGTATCAGATCCGACATCACGTCGAACGGCAGCGAGGAATTGGCCGCTGCCGCCTCCACCACCCGCCAGTCGGCGTCATTGAGCAGTTCTTCGGTGACCGACGGTGGAAGGGCCGCATGGCCTGCCGCCACCGGCCTCGCCCGGGCGTCGGCCAGACAGGCGAGCAACGCCGGTGGCGACGCGTTGCGATGGCCGGCGATCACGCGGAGCGCCCTCGGCACCGGGGGCCCCTGCCGGGTCAGGGCCTCCAGAAGTGCCGGGGTCGCATCCGGATTGGCTGCCACCTGAGCGGCGACCCGGGCTCCGTGCCGTGCGAGCATGGCGCGCAGTCGGCCCTCCGAGAGGCCCGGGTGCGGGGCGATGGACTTGACCACCTTCGCGTCGGAGTCGGCAGCCAGCGCGTCCCGTAGGACGGGCGACAGGTCACGTCGCTGGGCCACGAGCATCCGAGCGGCCGGGTTCGGTGACGCGGCCAGCTTCTCGACCTCGTCGG
This region of Streptomyces ambofaciens ATCC 23877 genomic DNA includes:
- a CDS encoding DUF6892 domain-containing protein; amino-acid sequence: MTQFKDFNFKLVVVEQLMYVDEKLTPPFRLADLLRERGLGGDPWEYAHRHSLDHKVVPEARAFFESLEIGDELLAGVEELCMDGGNEVYQECAPVWDGEDDLFDISSLEDLTLLPNLRRVLGSEFLGPELQEELRGRGIAAD
- a CDS encoding SDR family NAD(P)-dependent oxidoreductase, producing MNASAPTPRLTTPFGAETTAAEVVSGVDLTGRRAVVTGGASGIGVETARALASAGAQVTLAVRDVDAGARTSQHITATTGNEDVRVAHLDLADQDSVAAFVSAWDGPLHILVNNAGVMASPELRTPEGWELQFATNHFGHFALALGLHPALARDGGARVVAVSSSAHHRSGVVFEDIHFRRRAYEPWSAYGQSKTANVLFAVEAAKRWAADGITVNALMPGGIRTNLQRHVSDEELARLRAQAPGGAELKWKTPEQGAATSVLLAASPLLEGVSGRYFEDCDEAVRGRLSARTGVADHALDPEAAALLWQVSQDTLAAKG
- a CDS encoding trypsin-like serine protease → MHSPRRLRPAAIGAVLAAGSLALCAVPASAVTGTPVADSATTYAATAQVIIGEHDRGCSAVLVDTEWLLTAASCFAADPATSLAVPAGAPQKKTTAVIGRADLAGTQGAERRVVELVPRTDRDVVLARLNRPVTNVTPIALASAAPSAGAELTFTGYGRTKTEWAPLKLHTGTYTVDSTAATSANVTGKDGAAACMGDTGGPVISAGKLTGLTSRSAQGGCYGIDASQTSTAGVIARVDDLASWVSSKVGATRITDFNGDGVEDIAIADPAGTVGGKTNAGLVRISYGGGKGIAEINQDLDWVAGDAEQGDSFGDAIDTVDYNEDGYTDLVVGTTLEDVGTVADAGFVDVLYGAAGGLGTGAAKNTHFEQEAGAGAIKASGNETGDRMGDAIAAGTTVTGEPYLVIGVPGESLGTLAKAGSAFYLRGSVNVAIHQDKADAPGSAEANDGFGASVAADANHIAIGAPNENIGGDNAAGNVGVFSHTLHADGHPKPLFGLDQDLEKVSGGAEANDDFGWSLSLTEYRPSGAATATDSILAIGSPGEAVVVGTENRADSGRVVVGRVTAAGVWDELRELKQGTAEDDVSGTSETGDRMGETLTAVNTAPRAVGTTSTMRLAVGAPGEALGTADHAGAVHTFSLVAAAGANDRWIEAGDGDGIPGTPGANQYLGRNMHYTGTKLYVGMPYGPGLGALYALPMSNTVNGGTVAAVTTYKPGTGGFPSVGTRFGAQAR
- a CDS encoding TetR/AcrR family transcriptional regulator yields the protein MQQEEDQVTAPAPRPLRADARRNRDRLIEVAARAFAQDGPDVTLDAIAKEAGVGIGTLYRHFATREELVEAAYRSELATLCDSASELLEAGPPDAALRAWMDGFVRYMTTKRGMSDALRALIATGGDPFSRSRTMLTGAITELFRAGTAAGLLRADIEPEDVLFSLSGLSLAATTPEHHARMARLLDLLMDGLRYQAPSGSRAPDADTPAV
- a CDS encoding class I SAM-dependent methyltransferase, translated to MTATADAREADRALKAKHRTMWALGDYPAVATRVVSALGPALVEACAIKDGDRVLDIAAGSGNASIPAALAGGDVVASDLTPELLAVGRGEAEARGAALRWQEADAEALPFEDGAFDTVMSCVGVMFAPHHQAAADELVRVCRPGGTIGLLSWTPEGFIGQMFAVMKPYAPPPPPGTQPPPLWGQEEHVRALLGERVTDVVAHRRKISVDTFSEPEEFREFFKTAYGPTITVYRNIADDPERTAALDAALADLAGGALRDGAIEAEYLLLTARRSG
- a CDS encoding ALF repeat-containing protein — its product is MGARSGHRGRRRCPDAGGEGLPSAAQCFLSLESDSVHRVRTTDYDSPSTAGSTSWPGSAQEKGIVMAQRSRQFSRRQMLAAFVGVAAGCALPNCTVLTRPAYAASAAGTDSVPEGSGLPDTDRGKVVWAYRTGGRAVRTAAAAALVGSAADVRAFLDEKLPAARAEDNRFTLTQSLVTAGRATRDGIGMALSGGTAAVEAFLKGGFQTAVREDLEVAVTTVMAHGGRAVKREATAALESASDFALRAFLSGGQFTAQEEDERVQVTSILVTASPQVREYAERALDDGSPRAMRWFLETGQYIARARDEETATIQQLVKAVEAEGRRAGRKTDEAVELSQQAVKAAEKAKEAALEAKAEAEAAEQDVQRSARAANKAAQAARGAAAAAATAVSASRTAQAAAQRSVAAAQAAAAAAAAGGRAAARAYRAAIGASKDAAMADAARQAAAAATAMVKLVRTVALKADLAAMAADAADAAGAAAAGSAVNAAAAARASADAAVASGAAQSQAAAAQREAAVAEAAAARATQAASRSRTLAGQAATAARAARDAANSAADHAEKAAAAAVEAANHAGKAVDYANRSTTAANAAVEAANKAADAVDKARAVEQTAREAEVARLAEETDEAIARARLEASAEADQLERFNRERTQEARLSEELLALIGSAEAALRDGNTAEAVAAGRRAAVQLIERAGTWTREAAEFALAGSDEDVVHWIDADRVIALQQDNVENVAAAAAISTKDVALAAVEALKTEDAAKIRTFLEGGAIEAAKEDNRVEVTTLLADDTTGPAVRRAAEAALEKGTAEALHVFLHVERATAVREDDRVKATTLLANGGPYVKAAAKIALEGDTHMLRQFIGTTQYEFARIDHDHATHISAIRAAIAGAAKIAQEALEDAARASEAAALARDAADKAIEWADRAKGYAADAKLSAEEARKNAEAAEGSEADAARSAETARQAAAAARKASSVARHAATRAVRSAGIAANYAADAAASATAARKASLAAGEDANAAARAALEAKVLVIQAAIREAIQNALDNATVPIDPDKNGLPEGAESCLTPFGDPIESGNSTNPWELGWSWLTGKGPRSQCFGPGDEFTSLYRDHKFTKEVIAFFASRTQGGDYELGHTYMYDYQLGGFDGAGKYLQDYGTLSTAGLTGNLAYTFLGSHYVRMTPIRKNADGSVVWRYTAFNESDIESATHPPVIGYTDWWSDTVGSFVDKVVGDSGPLSPKTQVIEFDVTLGP